A window from Athalia rosae chromosome 5, iyAthRosa1.1, whole genome shotgun sequence encodes these proteins:
- the LOC105685133 gene encoding atypical protein kinase C-like has product MPAQTDDADNEIRVKIVHNGEVQITYVAAGFGMSMDALREEMRGICGFGAGSRWDQLQHDQFTMKWVDEEGDPCTIGSQLELDEALRLYELNKDTEITIHVFPNVPAAPGMPCEGEDRSIYRRGARRWRKLYRVNGHIFQAKRFNRRAFCAFCQDRIWGLGRQGFKCIQCKLLVHKKCHKVVGKPCSSLHSLQIAESLASDRDGDQQQSDSNHCPPAVPPYEEFPELATVDDHSRNRVPGDEGEELPLEAGAGVDNMREMQRQYSLSDFELIRVIGRGSYAKVLLVELKRTRRIYAMKVIKKALVTDDEDIDWVQTEKHVFETASNHPFLVGLHSCFQTPSRLFFVIEFVRGGDLMFHMQRQRRLPEEHARFYAAEISLALNFLHRKGIIYRDLKLDNVLLDHEGHVKLTDYGMCKEGVREGDTTATFCGTPNYIAPEILRGEDYSFSVDWWALGVLLYEMLAGRSPFDIAGASENPDQNTEDYLFQVILQKTIRIPRSLSVKAASVLKGFLGKDPAERLGCGSSGFLDIAGHSFFKAIDWDVLEKKQVTPPYKPRLDSDRDLANFPPEFTDEPVHLTPDDARVIDKIDQSEFEGFEYVNPLLMSLEDCV; this is encoded by the coding sequence ATGCCAGCGCAGACAGACGACGCCGACAACGAGATACGGGTGAAAATCGTTCACAACGGGGAGGTGCAAATCACGTACGTTGCCGCGGGCTTTGGAATGTCGATGGATGCTCTTCGCGAAGAAATGCGTGGAATTTGTGGATTCGGAGCCGGATCTCGATGGGATCAACTCCAACACGACCAATTTACAATGAAATGGGTGGACGAGGAAGGTGATCCCTGTACGATAGGGTCACAATTGGAACTGGATGAGGCCCTACGTTTGTACGAGCTCAACAAAGACACGGAAATTACGATACACGTTTTCCCGAATGTACCTGCCGCGCCAGGAATGCCATGTGAGGGAGAGGACAGGAGTATCTACAGACGCGGAGCACGCAGGTGGAGAAAACTTTATCGTGTCAATGGTCACATATTTCAGGCGAAACGTTTCAACCGGCGAGCGTTTTGCGCGTTTTGCCAAGATCGGATCTGGGGATTGGGAAGGCAAGGTTTCAAATGTATTCAGTGCAAACTTCTCGTTCACAAAAAGTGCCATAAGGTAGTTGGTAAGCCATGTTCCAGCCTACACTCGTTGCAAATAGCGGAATCACTCGCATCGGATAGAGACGGTGACCAACAACAGTCGGATTCTAATCATTGCCCTCCTGCGGTACCACCATATGAGGAATTTCCGGAACTGGCAACGGTCGACGACCATTCTCGCAACCGGGTTCCCGGCGACGAGGGCGAAGAATTACCCCTGGAAGCCGGCGCGGGTGTGGACAACATGCGCGAAATGCAAAGGCAATATTCGTTGAGTGACTTCGAACTGATTAGAGTTATCGGTCGTGGTTCTTACGCGAAGGTATTGCTGGTTGAGTTGAAACGCACGCGGCGAATTTACGCCATGAAAGTTATTAAAAAAGCATTGGTAACGGACGACGAAGATATCGACTGGGTACAAACGGAAAAACACGTTTTTGAGACTGCTTCGAATCACCCGTTCCTCGTTGGTCTTCATTCTTGTTTCCAAACTCCATCtcgccttttttttgtcattgaaTTCGTTCGCGGTGGCGACCTCATGTTCCACATGCAAAGGCAACGACGTCTACCCGAAGAACACGCTCGATTTTACGCCGCTGAGATTAGCCTGGCTCTCAATTTTCTGCATCGAAAAGGAATAATTTACCGAGATCTGAAACTGGATAACGTGCTATTAGACCACGAGGGTCACGTCAAATTAACCGACTATGGAATGTGCAAGGAGGGGGTAAGGGAGGGTGATACAACAGCTACATTTTGTGGAACGCCGAACTACATAGCACCGGAAATTTTGCGAGGGGAAGATTATAGTTTCTCTGTCGATTGGTGGGCGCTCGGAGTACTGCTTTACGAAATGCTGGCCGGCCGTAGTCCGTTCGATATAGCTGGGGCTTCCGAAAATCCAGATCAAAATACGGAAGATTACCTCTTCCAAGTCATTTTACAGAAAACAATCCGCATACCGAGATCACTCTCTGTCAAGGCAGCTTCCGTTCTGAAAGGATTCCTCGGTAAAGACCCTGCGGAACGATTGGGATGCGGTTCTTCCGGATTCTTGGACATCGCTGGACACTCGTTCTTCAAGGCCATTGATTGGGatgtgttggaaaaaaaacaagtaactCCGCCCTACAAACCAAGATTAGATTCTGACAGAGATTTGGCAAACTTTCCACCAGAATTTACCGACGAACCCGTCCACCTGACGCCCGATGACGCGAGAGTGATAGATAAGATCGATCAAAGTGAATTCGAAGGGTTCGAGTACGTGAATCCGCTACTGATGTCCCTGGAAGACTGCGTGTGA
- the LOC125500918 gene encoding uncharacterized protein LOC125500918 isoform X1 translates to MSKSQNKTLSSRTGTTYRLKMAHGTSQTVDEQMKQLRRERENMEKQKADLELRMTQFATCQELADQVKMLQREKDQRDRASSSNNIEVSNDSNNTTNRLLGGLINHFQHLQLDIKAPKFSDEDKSNPIEFLRDLERYFNVHNVNDAKQDWVLGSILEGRAKIWYEANKEVCNTYENFRKHFKREFYSVQYQVKAKNRWSSRRYKSQDGELRSYFRRQSKEAKYFEPALSTYEINYAVVQQLPARIRDLLATIDFNNSELIMQSLSNLDISQEGREFDRDKTQNFNRPNQNRNQIQGVISNNYSRQSRFQSRPNNNYNNSNNYGSSYMNPTGHRTYYDTVPQQFILPNTRYPPPVLVRPTNYDNQVASNPNLCQFNNPATNLN, encoded by the exons AT GTCCAAATCTCAAAACAAAACATTGTCGTCAAGGACTGGAACAACCTATCGTCTTAAAATGGCGCACGGAACGAGCCAGACGGTGGATGAGCAAATGAAGCAGctcaggagagagagagaaaatatggaGAAGCAAAAAGCGGATCTTGAATTACGCATGACACAATTTGCAACTTGTCAGGAATTAGCTGATCAAGTTAAGATGTTGCAACGTGAAAAAGATCAACGAGATCGAGCTTCGTCAAGTAACAATATAGAGGTATCAAATGACTCAAATAATACTACCAATCGTTTGTTAGGTGGCCtgataaatcattttcaacatcTCCAGTTAGACATTAAAGCACCAAAATTTTCTGACGAAGATAAAAGTAATcccattgaatttttacgaGATTTGGAGAGATATTTCAACGTTCATAACGTTAACGACGCAAAACAGGATTGGGTTCTCGGGAGTATATTAGAAGGTCGAGCCAAAATATGGTACGAAGCAAATAAAGAAGTATGCAACacttatgaaaatttcaggaaGCATTTTAAACGGGAGTTTTATTCCGTTCAATACCAAGTCAAAGCTAAGAATCGATGGTCGTCTCGTCGTTATAAATCACAAGATGGGGAATTGCGCAGTTACTTTCGTCGACAATCTAAAGAAGCGAAATATTTTGAGCCCGCGTTGTctacgtatgaaataaattatgctGTAGTACAACAACTACCAGCAAGGATTCGAGATTTATTAGCAACCATAGATTTTAACAATAGTGAATTAATAATGCAATCGTTATCTAATCTAGACATATCCCAAGAAGGCAGAGAATTTGATAGAGACAAAACTCAAAATTTTAATAGACCAAATCAGAACAGGAATCAAATACAGGGGGtgatatcaaataattatagtcGACAATCTCGTTTTCAATCACGccctaataataattataataacagtaataattatgGTTCATCCTATATGAATCCCACTGGACACCGTACGTATTATGATACAGTGCCGCAACAGTTTATATTGCCAAACACAAGATATCCACCTCCGGTGCTAGTAAGACCAACAAATTACGATAATCAAGTAGCTAGTAATCCTAACTTATGCCAATTTAATAATCCTGCAACTAATTTAAACTAA
- the LOC125500918 gene encoding uncharacterized protein LOC125500918 isoform X2 — protein MGKIIHSPVVTRSKSQNKTLSSRTGTTYRLKMAHGTSQTVDEQMKQLRRERENMEKQKADLELRMTQFATCQELADQVKMLQREKDQRDRASSSNNIELDIKAPKFSDEDKSNPIEFLRDLERYFNVHNVNDAKQDWVLGSILEGRAKIWYEANKEVCNTYENFRKHFKREFYSVQYQVKAKNRWSSRRYKSQDGELRSYFRRQSKEAKYFEPALSTYEINYAVVQQLPARIRDLLATIDFNNSELIMQSLSNLDISQEGREFDRDKTQNFNRPNQNRNQIQGVISNNYSRQSRFQSRPNNNYNNSNNYGSSYMNPTGHRTYYDTVPQQFILPNTRYPPPVLVRPTNYDNQVASNPNLCQFNNPATNLN, from the exons ATGGGTAAGATTATTCATAGTCCGGTTGTAACTAGGTCCAAATCTCAAAACAAAACATTGTCGTCAAGGACTGGAACAACCTATCGTCTTAAAATGGCGCACGGAACGAGCCAGACGGTGGATGAGCAAATGAAGCAGctcaggagagagagagaaaatatggaGAAGCAAAAAGCGGATCTTGAATTACGCATGACACAATTTGCAACTTGTCAGGAATTAGCTGATCAAGTTAAGATGTTGCAACGTGAAAAAGATCAACGAGATCGAGCTTCGTCAAGTAACAATATAGAG TTAGACATTAAAGCACCAAAATTTTCTGACGAAGATAAAAGTAATcccattgaatttttacgaGATTTGGAGAGATATTTCAACGTTCATAACGTTAACGACGCAAAACAGGATTGGGTTCTCGGGAGTATATTAGAAGGTCGAGCCAAAATATGGTACGAAGCAAATAAAGAAGTATGCAACacttatgaaaatttcaggaaGCATTTTAAACGGGAGTTTTATTCCGTTCAATACCAAGTCAAAGCTAAGAATCGATGGTCGTCTCGTCGTTATAAATCACAAGATGGGGAATTGCGCAGTTACTTTCGTCGACAATCTAAAGAAGCGAAATATTTTGAGCCCGCGTTGTctacgtatgaaataaattatgctGTAGTACAACAACTACCAGCAAGGATTCGAGATTTATTAGCAACCATAGATTTTAACAATAGTGAATTAATAATGCAATCGTTATCTAATCTAGACATATCCCAAGAAGGCAGAGAATTTGATAGAGACAAAACTCAAAATTTTAATAGACCAAATCAGAACAGGAATCAAATACAGGGGGtgatatcaaataattatagtcGACAATCTCGTTTTCAATCACGccctaataataattataataacagtaataattatgGTTCATCCTATATGAATCCCACTGGACACCGTACGTATTATGATACAGTGCCGCAACAGTTTATATTGCCAAACACAAGATATCCACCTCCGGTGCTAGTAAGACCAACAAATTACGATAATCAAGTAGCTAGTAATCCTAACTTATGCCAATTTAATAATCCTGCAACTAATTTAAACTAA